A stretch of DNA from Campylobacter concisus:
ATGCGTCACAAGCTCAGCTCCAACGCTTAGAGCATCTTGCTTTAGAATATTTGCCGCTGGAGTTTTTATCTCATCTATAAATATAAAATTTATCTCGCTCTTTTTATGCATGAGCTTCGCACCAGCAGGGCTTGGCGAGATGGCTTTACAAATTTCATCAAAGTCACTTTTATTATTTATCTTATAAAATTTCAACGTCGTCCTTTTTGAAATATAGTAAGCAGCAGTGGCGTTAGCACGGCGTGAGACTTGGCGTTTAGATCAGCTAGCTTAATAATTGAGAAAAAATAATCCATCTCATCGCCACTAAATTTATACCCGCTATCAACCGCCTTTGTCACGATAACACTAACAAGCTCTTTTAACTCGTTTTTGCCAAATTTCTGAGCTTGTTCGTCTGCGATCTTTTGATCGATAAAGCTTGTTAGCTCTTTTAGGCTAAGCGATTTTAAATTTAGATCAAGGGTTATTTTTGGCTTTTTGGTGAGATTATTTTCTATGAGCATTCTTGATCTAATCGTTGGTAGAAGTAAATTTTTACTCTGCGTTGCTATTATAAATTTGATATTTCTTGGAGGCTCTTCTATGATCTTTAAAAGTGCATTTTGAGCTTCTGTCCTAAAAGAATTAGCATGTATTACTAAAATTTTTTCATCTTTTTCAGCAATGTATGCTTCTGCGATGACCTCCTTTGCATTTTCTAGCAAAAAATCATCGCTTATAAAAAATCTTAAATTATTTATGCCAAACTCGCTTTCAAGCTTAGCTTTTAAATTTTCAAAATCGCTTGTAACGACGATTTTATTAAGCATTTAGAGTATCACCTTTGCAAAGAGCGCCGCATCGATGCTTTTATCAAAAATTTTGCAAAGACTTATTAGTTTAATGTCTAAATTTTCATCGCTTGAGCTAAGAGTAAAGCTATTTTGTGCCTGCTCGTCAAATAGCCACATATAACTATCCTCATCGCTTTTAGCTAAATTCGCATATTTATCAAGGCTCTTTCCAATATAAAAAAACAAGTATCCGTTTGGGAAAGCAAGACTTAGCATATCTTTTAGAAGCTGCTTTTGCTCATTTGTCTCTATCTCATCAAGTGATGGATAAAGCGATCTTAGGCTAAAAAATGGCAAAAACGGTCTGATACTTTTTGAATGGTTCATCTTTTTTAAAAGATAAATTTCAAACCATCTTCGCTCTTCATCGCTTATAGTTATAAAAGCCCTTCCTTCAAGTAAAAATTTAAGCCTAGATGCGAGCAAAGGCGTCCATTCGACACGCCTTTCCTCCATCCAGCTCATCAAAGGACCTTCGTCCCTAATAGCCTTTAGTGTCCACTGAATAAAATCTTGCATTATTTATCTAGCTTATAGGCATCATGAAGTACGCGAACTGCTAGCTCGCCATATTTTTGATCAACGATCATTGAAATTTTTATCTCGCTTGTTGAGATCATTTGGATATTTATACCCTCTTTTGCAAGCGTTTCAAATGCTAAACATGCTACACCGCTATGGCTCTTCATGCCAACTCCAATCACTGAAACTTTCACGATAGCGTCATCAAATTCTATATGTTTTGCAGCTGAGAGCTTTTGCATAGTCTCTTTTGCTAGCTCAAGCTCATTTTGTGGCACTGTAAAGCCTAAATTTGTAGTTCCGTCATGTCCTACGTTTTGGATTATCATATCTACGTTTATATTTTCATGAGCTAAAGCTGTAAAAATTTCTGCTGCAATGCCAGGCTTATCAACTACGCCCCTTAGTGTTACTCTTGCTTGATTTTTATCTAGTGCTATTCCGCTTACTAAAACTGCTTCCATATTGTCATCTTCCTTTGCTATTAATGTACCTTCGTTGTGATTAAAACTACTTCTTGTAATGAGTTTTACATTTAGTTTTTTTGCTAGCTCGACTGAGCGATTTTGTAGTACCTTTGCGCCAGCAGAAGCGAGCTCAAGCATCTCATCATAGCTTATTTTCTCAAGTTTTTTTGCCTTTTTTTCTATCCTTGGATCAGTCGTATAAACGCCATCAACATCGGTAAAAATTTCGCATAGATCAGCATCAAGCGCCCCTGCTAATGCAACTGCACTAAGGTCACTACCGCCTCTACCAAGGGTTGTGATATTACCTTTTTCATCTATACCTTGAAAGCCAGCCACAACTACGATTTTGCCAGCTTTTAGCTCGGCTTTTAGCCTATCAGTCTCTATCCTTTCGATCCTTGCTTTTGTATGAATATCATCAGTAATAATGCCTGCCATCGCACCTGTCATACCTACACACGCATAGCCTTTTGCATTAAGTGCGATCGTTAAAAGCGCGGTCGTTACTTGCTCTCCAGAGCTTAAAAGCATATCAGTGGCGACGCCATCTGGATGTTTTGAAAAATACTCACTATATTCAACCAATTGATTTGTAACTCCGCTCATCGCAGAAACTACCACAACTACGTCTGCACCGCTATTTTTTGTCTCAATGACTCTATTTGCCACAGCTTCGATGCGTTCAAGTGTTCCTACGCTAGTTCCGCCAAATTTTTGAACGATCAACATCAAAAATATCCTTTCTCTTTAAAATAACTCAAAACCTTTTCATAAATAGGCTTTTTAAAGTGATTTATGCCTTCTAAACTTCTACCAAAATCTACAAATTTATACTCGCTAAACTCTGGATGCTCTGTCTTTAAATTTATGCTGGCACCATTTTTAAGTCTAACCAAAAAATATTTTTGCGTCTGTCCATCAAATGGATAAAATTTCTTTGCCGCGTTTGCTGGAAAGTCGTAGCTTAGCCACTGCGGATACTCATCTAAGATATCGATTTTATCAGTTCCGATCTCTTCTTTAAGCTCCCTTTTTAAAGCCTGCTTTGGACTCTCACCTTCGTCTATTCCGCCTTGAGGAAACTGCCAAATATCATCCATATCCACCCTTTTTGCGACTAAAATTTCACATTTAAATGGATACAAGCTAGACAAAATAACAGCTGCCACATTTGGTCTGTATTTTTTTTGCATGATTTTTCCAAAAATTTTATTTGGGATAATAACTAAAAAGAGTTAAGAGATAGATAAATAAGACTACTTTTTACGCCGTTTGTAGTAAATCACACAGCCACTAAAAAGTAGCACGCCCACTCCAAAAGAAGCCATAAAAAAGATAAATTTTCCAGCCTCTCCGAATGTATATCCAGCGTGCAAATCAAGCATAAATTTATAAATTTCAAAAGATTTTGGCATGGTATTTTTTAAAATTTCTCCACTTGCCGTATCGACTATAAGCCTAACGCCATCACTCTCACTAGCACCTTTTGGCAAGTAAAAGATCATAAATTTTACGCCATCTTTATTGAGAATAAAATTTAAAGCGTCAAACTCATTTCCAAATTTTAAAGTAAAAATTTCATAAGCTTTTTGAAGATTTTCTACCTTTTGCTCATCACTTAGACTAAAGCCATTTTTGCTAGTAAAATTTGGCTTTTTAAATACCTTCTCTTCGCCACAAATTTGATTTATAACCTTAGCAAAGCTCTCATAAGAAAAGTATAGACCGCTAACACAGATAATAAGCAAAATGGCTCCCAAATAAAGCCCTAAAAATCCATGCAAGGAATATAAAAATGTAAATTTCTTTGCCTTTAGATTTAGCTTAAAGGCGCTAATAAATTTGCTTCTAAATCTCCAAAATTGTATAAACGCTCCAGTTATTAAAATCACAAGTAGTGCAAGCGTCGAAATTGCCACTAGCTCACTTGCAAATTTAGATAAATTTTCATTTTTAAATAGAGCTAGTCCTAGATTTTTATGTAAATTTAAAGCTAGCCCTATAAATTTTTCCACACTGTTTTCAGAGACTACCTCGCCCGTATAAGGATCTACAAAGAATGACTTAAACTCGCCACTCTCGCTTGTGCCACTTACCACATAAGCTCTATTTGCCTCGCCTTTTATCTTTATATAACTAAGGTTAAAATTTGGCCAAGTCTTACTAAAGACCTTTAAAATTTCATCTATTTTTAAAGCACTTTTATTAGTTGCTATGTCTATCTCATCTTTGCTAAAAGCCTCAATTATCTCATCGTGATACGAAATAATTGCTCCACTAATTGAGATTATCAAAAGTGGCAAAGCAAATATAAGAGCTAAAATTAAGTGAAATTTCCGCCAAATTTTAAACATTTTAAAACTTCAAATTAAAGCCAAGCTCGATCTTTTGCCCATCAGCTATTAAGATATCATATCTGTTTGATCTTGTCGTAAAAAACTCGTTAAAGAGATTATAAACGCTTAGGTTTAGGCTGAAATTTTTAGTTACATTGTAGTTTATGCCAAGATCTGCGATAACGTAAGCTCTCATATCATTAGCATAGTTAAAAGAGTTTTTAGTTCTACCATAGTAATTTATCTGTGACCAGAAATTTAGCCATCTATTTAGCTCGTAGTTCGCTCCAAATTTAAATGTATGAAGCGGATAGTTGTTTAAGGTTTTACCAGCTTCTGGTCCATCTTTTTGTTTTGATTTTGTATAAACATAGCTTTGATTTAGTCTAAGAGCATTTGTCACCTGCCACTCATTTGTTAGCTCAACTCCGTAAATTTCAGCCTTGCCGATATTTATACTCTCCCAAATACCATTTGGATAAATTTTACCTTTATGCATACAAACGCTGCCTCTTGAGCAGATAGGGTTATAGCTTAACATATCTTTAAAACTTGTGTAAAAGCCAGTTAAAGACGTTTCAAAACCTTCATTATTATTATAAACGCCACCAAATTCATAACTTACGCTTGTCTCTGGCTTAAGGCTGCTTCTACCAAGCTGTGCTCCGCGTCCTCCAGCAAATGGCAACGCAAGATCTTGTGTGCGTTGCTTGATATCAGGTGTCGCATAACCTGTGCTAACTCCACCCTTTAAGGCGAAAAAGTCGTTTAAGCTATAGATGCCATAAATTCTTGGTGAAACGTGCGAGCCATAGTGTTCATCGTAGTTATAACGAATACCAGTACTTAAGATAAAATCTTTTGTAAGATGATAATCATCTTCGCCGTAAAGTGAAACATCATACCTTTTTACATTTGCCGCATCTGCTGTGGTAGCCTTTTCGTCAAGCTTTTCTTTTTTAGCGTTTAGTCCTAATGTAAAAGCATTATTATCAGTAAAATATGAGCCTTTTGTATCAAAATTTAGAGTCTTTAACGTCAAATTTTGTTGAGCTGTCTCTTTTATCTTGCCATAAGATAAATAGCTTTGAAGCAAGATATTATCAATCCTTGCTTCGTGACTTAAATTTATCATATCTCCCTCTATTCTCTCGCTAGCAACCGAGTTAGTACCAGTTGATAGTGTTTTGCCTTTAGTTCTTTTATATTTCACATCGCTTCTTGCAAGCTCAAGTATAAGATCATTATTTTCATTTGGCTTAAAAAATAGTTTTGCACCAAAATTTCTATCCTTTTGCTCTCTATTTGCATAAGAAATTTTATCTTCTGATTTATTTAAATTTTTACCATAAACAGAAATACTTAAAACATCATCTATTAGCCCAGAGTGCAAATAAAGGCTATTGTAAAGCTCGCCACTTATATTTTTATTTCTTGCAAATTTATAGCTTGAGCCAAGATTTGCACCAAATTCATTACTAAACTCATCTGTAATGATATTTATAACTCCGCCTAGTGCATCGCTTCCATAAAGCGAGCTCATAGGTCCACGTATCACTTCAATACGGCTTATCGCACTTGCTGGTGGGACGAAACTATATGAGCCTCCAACACTTCTAAGTCCTTTATAGGCGTTATCGCCTGGTACTGGCATGCCATTTACTAAAATTTTAGTAAATCTTGGAGAGAATCCACGTATAGAAATTCCTCGTCTATTTGCCGCTGCGGGACTTGTCCCAAAAAGACTTGGGATATCTTTGGTCATGCTCTCGATATCTTTGTGATTTTTCTTTTCTAATGCCTCTTTGGTTATAATACTAAGCGTTGCTGGTGCGTCTTTGATATTTTGCTCAAATCCTGTCGCACTCACTACTTTAACTTCTGGTAGAACTTTATCTTCATTTGCAAAAAGCGGTAAATTTATAAAAATTGCCGCACAAATAGAAAATTTTAATGCACTTTTCACAAAAACTCCTTATAAAAATTTAATGCACATTTTACTAAAATTAAATAATCGTTATCAATATCATACGTAACGCTAAAAGGATTAAATTTAACGCTTGAGGGATAAAATGATAAATTTAGACAAAAAATATGGAACGAGCAAGATATCTCAAAAGGAAAAACAAGTAAGCGTGGAGTTTTTCAAGCAAAGTAGTGGCATCAGCTATCTAAAAAGTGAAATTTTATGTAATGGTAGGATAAAAAGAGATCGTCACAAGTCTAAAAAATATCTATTTTTAATGTTTAATGAGGATAAAAACGATCTTTGCTTTAAACTTGATAAAAAAGAGTATATCTTAAACAAAGATGAATTTTGCATTGGGCTTGTTAATGACGATTTTAAAGGTGTCTTTGAGTATCAAAATAAATTTTATAAGACTAAAACACTACTTTTTGACGAAAGCTATGCAAATAAGCTTGAGATATTTGCTGGACTTAGATTTGATGATAAATTTGAGCTATTAAAATACAAAAAAGATTTAGCTCAAATTTGCGTTTTAAATGAGCTTGAGACGACAAATTTATATGAAGGCGCGATGAGGGAAATCTTTACCGAGTCAAAAATTTTAGAGCTTATTTATAAAAGTAAAATACAAAAAGAGAGCGAAATTTCACTTAGCAGCGATGAAGAAAAAACTCTTTTAAAGGCTAAAATGATCTTGCTAAGTCGTATGCAAAATCCTCCAAGCATCAAAGAGCTAGCTCATCTTTGTGGCACAAATGACTTTTGGCTAAAGAAAAATTTTAAGCTATTTTTCAAAGATACGATCTATCAGCTCTTAGCAAAAGAGCGTCTAAAGCTAGCTTTTACTCTTTTAGAGCAAAATGATATCAGCATAAAAGAAGCCGCAAATATCGTAGGCTACGCAAATACTGCACATTTTGCAAAAATTTTTAAGATAAATTTTGGCTTTTTGCCAAGCAAACTCTTAAAGACCAAAAGCTACTTTTAAACTGCTATAAATACCAAATTTCTTATAATCGCCAAAATTTTAAAAAGAGAGAAATTTGCAAGTTTATATCCACGTGCCATTTTGTGAAAGCAAATGTCCTTACTGTGCTTTTGGCTCAAGCGATGACGAATTTAACAAGGTCAGCGCCTATTTTAAGGCACTTTGCCTTGATCTAAATTTTCAGCTAAAAAGCCAAAATGTAAAAGAAATTTCTACTATCTTTTTTGGTGGCGGCACACCAAGTGCGGTAAATGCTAAATTTTATGATGAAATTTTTAGCATTTTAGCGCCTCTTTGCACTCCAACAACTGAGATCACACTTGAAGCAAACCCAAACTCAGCAAGCCTTGCTTGGCTAAAGCATGTAAAAAATTTAGGTGCAAATCGCATAAGCTTTGGTGCTCAAAGTTTTTTTGAAGATAAGCTTAAATTTCTTGGTCGCATTCACAGTAGGGAGCAAATTTTTAAAGCTGTAGAAAATGCTGGAAAAGCTGACTTTAACAACATAAATTTAGACCTCATTTACGACACTAAATTTGATACCAAAAAACGTCTTTTAGCTGAAGTGGCAAATTTAAAAGATCTTAATATCACTCACCTTAGCGCATACTCGCTCACACTTGAAGAAAACACCCCATTTGCTGGCAAAAAAAGCTACAAAAAGGATAGCGACAGCCTAGCTAAATTTATGATAGAACAAATTGGGCTTGCTGGCTTTAAACAGTATGAAATTTCAAATTTTGGTCAAATTTGCAAGCACAATCTTGGCTACTGGCAAGGCAAAAACTACCTTGGCGTGGGAGCTTTTAGCGTGGGCTTTGTGGATGGCACCAGATACTACGTCAAGAATAACATAGATGCCTACATCACGCAGCCAACGCATAGAGAAAAAGAAATTTTAAGCCAAAGTGAGTTAGTAAGAGAGCATATATTTTTAGGGCTTAGAAGCATAGTCGGAGTAGATGCTACTCGCTTAAATAAGTCACAACTAAACAGAGCAAATTTGCTTGTGGAAAATAAAAAACTTGATCTTAAAAACGGTAAATTTTATAATCCAAATTTCTTATTAAGCGACGAAATTGCACTCTTTATCGAAGGGTGAATTTATAAAATTTTGAGCAAAGTCAAGATAAAATACAAAGCTTAAATAAAATTTAATAGAGGCAAAAATGTTTGGAATGAGTTTTTCTGAAATCTTAGTTATCGCCATTATTGCAGTGTTAGTTTTAGGTCCTGACAAGCTGCCAAGCGCGATGGTTCAGATTGCAAAATTTCTAAAAATGTTTAAAAAAGGCATAAATGACGCAAAATCAACATTTGATCAAGAAATGAAGATAGCTGAGCTAAAAGAAGATGCCCAAAAATATAAAGAAAGCATAACTAAAAGTACGCAAAGTGTGCGCAAAAAGCTTACTTTTGAAGAGCTTGACGAGATCAAGAAAAGCGCAAGCGACGTCACTGAAAGTATACAAAACGTCGTAAGCGACACGAAAAAAACGGTAGAAAATATACAAAATCCAACAAATTTAGTTAAAGATGCGATCTTAAACGATAAAAAAGAGGCGTAATGTTTGAAGAGCTAAGACCCCATTTAATCGAACTTAGAAAGAGACTTTTTATAAGCATAGTAAGCGTTTTTATCTGTTTTGGCATCTGCTTTACGTTTTGGAATCCATTGCTTGCATGGATGAGCGAACCGCTAAAACAAGTCTTGCCAGCTGGCTCAAATATCATATTCACTCAAATTCAAGAGCCATTTTTTACAGCGATGAAGGTTGCATTTTTTGCTGGTGTCGTGATCGCGCTACCTATCATTTTTTGGCAGTTTTGGCTATTTGTCGCTCCTGGACTTTATGATAATGAAAAAAAATATGTGATCCCATTTGTCATCTCAGCTTCATTTATGTTTGCGTGTGGAGCGGCATTTTGTTATTACGTGGTGATTCCACTTGGCTTTGCATTTTTGGTAAATTTTGGTGGCCAGCTCTTTACGGCACTACCAAGCATTGGCGAGTATGTTGGCTTTTTTGCAAAACTACTAATTGGCTTTGGAATTTCATTTGAGCTACCAGTCATTACATTTTTTTTAGCAAAGATCGGACTTGTCGATGATAAAATGCTAAAAGATTACTTCAGATACGCTGTTGTTATTATCTTTATCTTTGCAGCCATCGTTACACCACCTGATGTGATAAGCCAAGTCTTAATGGCACTGCCACTTATCGGACTTTATGGAATTTCAATAATCGTCGCTAAAAGAGCTAACAAGAGCGACGATGAAGACGAAAAAGAAGAACAAGACAGCGACGTAGCAAGCGATGAGTAATATAAACGACGTCTCAAGTTATGATTATTTTTTGCCGGAAGAGCTCATCGCAAAAGAGCCAGTTTTGCCAAAAGAAGAGGCAAGATTGCTTGTCTATTTTAAAAATACAAAAGAGATAAAACACTACAAATTTAAAGATCTAGCCAACCTCATCCCAGAGGACGCAGCGGTCATTTTTAATAACACAAAAGTTATCAAAGCTCGTATTTTAGGACAAAAAGAAAGCGGAGGGGCTTGCGAAGTAATGCTAAATCAGCCCATAGGCGAAAATAAATTTAGCGTCTATATAAGAGGCAAAGTAAGCACTGGTAGCGTTTTAAATTTTCCTGATAATCTAAAAGTAAATGTGCTTGAGCTAAATGACGATGGCACAAGGGTGGTAAATTTCACCAAAAATGGTGTTATTTTAGATACGGCGCGTCTTTTTAGTGAGTTAGAAAAGATCGGTCACGTTCCACTTCCTCCGTATATAAAAAGAGCCGATACAAAGGATGATGAGAGCTGGTACCAGAGCATATTTGCCAAAAACATTGGCGCGGTAGCTGCCCCTACTGCAAGCTTACACTTTAGCAAACAGATGCTAGAGCAAATAAGTGCAAAACACAAGGTTGCCTATATCACGCTTCACGTAGGTGCCGGGACCTTTAAAGGTGTTGAGTGTCAAAATATAAATGATCATAAAATGCACTCCGAGTTTTATGAGCTAAGCGAGCAAGCACGCGAGATCATCAGCTCAGATAGGCCTATCCTTGGCGTTGGTACGACAGTTACTCGCTGCGTTGAAGAATTTGCAAGAAGTAAGCAAGCAAGCGGCTTTTGCAAGTTATTTTTAAACCTAAATAATAAGCCTATCAGGCAAAACTACCTTCTTACAAATTTTCATCTACCAAAATCAACTCTAATAATGCTAGTTACCAGCTTTATAGGGCTTGAAGAGACGATGAGGATTTATAAAACGGCAGTTGATGAAAAGTATAGATTTTACTCATACGGCGACGGGATGTTGATAATATGAAAGATAAGCCTATCGATATCATAAACAGAATGGAAATTTTTCTTAGCGCCATATACCAAGATGCGCAAGATACTAAGAATTCCATCATTTTTAGCTACGACCCAAGTTATCCAAGGTTTTTAAAATTTGATGCTACAAATCTCATAAAAACACTTGAAAATATTTGCAAATTTTTTCTTTACTCTACCGAATATGCAGATATTTACATTCTCTTTCAACTTAAAAATTATAGTCCCAAATCTGTACATTTTGATATTAAGATAAAATCTAGCCATAGCGTAATGAGGCCAAGCCACTACTATCTCAGCAAGATAAACAACTATCTAAAAAAAGCAAATGAATCTATGATCTCTCACAATGATGGAGAATTTTTAATATCTTTTAGTGCGGTACTAACAGGCGATAGAGCCATCCAAAGACAAATAAATATCAAAAATCAAACAAATACAAATATCTTGATCGCTTGCGATGACGATGCTTTGTTTGACACCATTAGTGCTCAGATAAATTTTTTAGGTCTAAAAGTTATCGGCAAAAACGACCTTAGCAATCTAATGAGACATATAAAAGATTCTATTTTTACCCCATTTGTTATTTTTATCGATAGTAAAATTTTAAAAAATGAAGCGATGCTAGAAGATATACTTGAGTTTAAAAATATTAAAAATTTTCGTATTGTAGCCATTTGTAAAAGCGATGAGTCGGCCAATGATCTGCCAAATCATATCACAGTATTAAAGCAGCCTTTTAGCACAGATAGCTTTCAGCTAGCTTTTAAAAATTCTCTTGAGAAATAGACCAATTTTTACCTTATGATTTTAATTTATCCTAAGATATCTTTTTAAAATAATAGTGGCTGAAATGCTATCTAGCCTACCATCTCGCCTTGTATTGGTATAAATTTCACTAGCTTCGCTACTGCTAAAGGCCTCATCTTGATAGACAATATTTGCCTTTACATCAAGAAGTGAGACAAAATGCTCGATGCGTCTTCTCATCTCATCTTCGCTACTACCGCCGATTGGCACACCCACTACTAGCGTATCTGGGGCATATTCATTTACCTTTTGGCTCACATCTTTTGCGGCTTGATTTCTATTTTTTCTAAGCACTGGCTCAAGCGGAGTCACGATCTCGCCAAAACCAAAGGCAAGTCCTATTCGCTTTAGCCCAACATCAATAGCCATAAATTTCTCTCTCATAGCACGCTCTTTACTCTTAGATTTGAAATTTCAACTAGCCCTTCAAGCTCGTACTCATAGATGATATCGCCAAATTTTGCTAAAACTTCATCAAGACTTACGCCATTTTTACAAAATTTTAAGATCTCATCACTAGTTTTTTCTTGCTCTTTAATCTCGCCAAAAAGTGAAGCAAATTTATGATAGTCATCAATAAGCTCGGCTTTTTTATTTGCAAGCAAAAAATTTGTCCCATCGCTTTCGCCCATGCGCTGTGGCAGTACATACACTGGAATTTTAAGCTCATTTGCAAGCCTCGCACTTTGCATAGAGCCACTTTTAAGATCAGCTTGCGCGACAACTAGAGCTTCACAAAGCCCCACAACTATGCGGTTTCGCTCCAAAAATCTATAAGCAAGTGGCGGCTCACCTTCATCATACTCACTAAGTGCCAAGGCTTTGGTGTAAATTTCATTTATCGCCACTTTATTTTGGCTTGGATAGATGGTGTCAAGTCCGCTTGCAAAAATGCCAATTGTTCGTGGCATAGCAGCTTTATGAGCTGCGATATCAACGCCGATTGCTCCACCACTTACCACACAGACGTTTGCACTTTTTAGTGCTGCGCAAAGTGCTGTGACGCACTCTTTTGTATAAACACTTGCCTTTCTTGAGCCAACAACTGCGATCTTTGGTAAGGATAAAATCGAAGTATCTCCGATAAAATTTAGCTGTTTTGGTGGATTTTTTAGTCTATTTAACGGCTCTGGAATAAAGTCAAGTCTCATAAAATATCTTTTAAATAAACCACATCAACATCTTTTAAAAGATTATTTTTACTCTCTTTTATAACCGAGATCGTATTTTTCTTTGGATGTCCAATGGCGATCGCATAGCCTCTTTTTTTAGCCAAATTTACAGCAGCCACAAGCTCACGCCTAACAGCACTAGCCGATGGATCGTCGTCTAAAAATATATCTCTTGAAATGTATGGCTGATTATGTTTTTTTGCAGCTCTTGCTACTGCGGTTTGAGCGATAGTTTTACTATCAACAAAGACAAAGCCCTGCTCTATCAGCGCCCTATAAGCCTTATCCATAGCGTCAAAATCGCTTGTAAAGCGCGATCCTGTATGGTTGTTTGTATATTTTGCACGTGGGAAGTCTTTGCGTATCTTTTTTATCTTTTCGTGCATGCTCTCAAAGCTCTCATTGATCGTGAGAGTGCCTATCTCTGGGCTATCAAAGTGTTTTGCTTGCATCGGAAGATGTATCATATAAAACTCAAATGTTCTTGCGATATTTGGCGTATCTGGATGAGTCTTTGTCGCTGGAAAAATAGACGGCGTGATTTTTAGGCCAAGCGATTTTATCATACTCGCATGTTCAAATGTCGCCACATCGTCTATTATGATGACGAGCTTTGCACGTCCTTTTATGCTAGCGCTTGGCGTAAAAGGTACCGCTTCAAAGCTATCTTTTTGTATATTTTTTTCTTCGTATTTTGTTTTTTCTATCTTTTTGGTAGTTAAATTTTCAGTTTTTTTAGCTGGCTCGACTTTTATGTTCTCGCTTTTAATTTTCTCTTTTTTTTCTATTTCAGTACTTTTATTTTGATCGACTTTTGCTTCAAAATTTTGAGGTTTTAACTCAGTTTTTTGTTCGACTTTTGAGCTATAAAATGGCTCTATCTTTTGTTCATTTTCTATTACACTAGGCTCTGTATTTTTATAACTTGCAAGTAAATTTTTAGTATCGTTTTGCTCTTTTTTTATCTCTTCTTTTTTGGCTTCACTCTTTACTTCAGCTATCTTTTTTTGCTCTTTTGGCTCAACTTTTGAATTTAAAGCAAGCTCACTTTTATGCTTAGGATCGGTAAAAATTTTACTTAAATTTTCATCTTCATCAAATTTTAGAGGGTATTTTCTCTTTTCGTATTCTTGTTTTTTCTCTTTACTGGCAACCTTTGGCTCAGCTTTTTTAGAAATTTGCTTCTCTATCTTTGGCTCATTTGCTTTGCTTATCTGTTCTGCACCATTATTTTTTATACTAAGGGCTACGCT
This window harbors:
- a CDS encoding HobA family DNA replication regulator; this translates as MQDFIQWTLKAIRDEGPLMSWMEERRVEWTPLLASRLKFLLEGRAFITISDEERRWFEIYLLKKMNHSKSIRPFLPFFSLRSLYPSLDEIETNEQKQLLKDMLSLAFPNGYLFFYIGKSLDKYANLAKSDEDSYMWLFDEQAQNSFTLSSSDENLDIKLISLCKIFDKSIDAALFAKVIL
- a CDS encoding TonB-dependent receptor domain-containing protein is translated as MKSALKFSICAAIFINLPLFANEDKVLPEVKVVSATGFEQNIKDAPATLSIITKEALEKKNHKDIESMTKDIPSLFGTSPAAANRRGISIRGFSPRFTKILVNGMPVPGDNAYKGLRSVGGSYSFVPPASAISRIEVIRGPMSSLYGSDALGGVINIITDEFSNEFGANLGSSYKFARNKNISGELYNSLYLHSGLIDDVLSISVYGKNLNKSEDKISYANREQKDRNFGAKLFFKPNENNDLILELARSDVKYKRTKGKTLSTGTNSVASERIEGDMINLSHEARIDNILLQSYLSYGKIKETAQQNLTLKTLNFDTKGSYFTDNNAFTLGLNAKKEKLDEKATTADAANVKRYDVSLYGEDDYHLTKDFILSTGIRYNYDEHYGSHVSPRIYGIYSLNDFFALKGGVSTGYATPDIKQRTQDLALPFAGGRGAQLGRSSLKPETSVSYEFGGVYNNNEGFETSLTGFYTSFKDMLSYNPICSRGSVCMHKGKIYPNGIWESINIGKAEIYGVELTNEWQVTNALRLNQSYVYTKSKQKDGPEAGKTLNNYPLHTFKFGANYELNRWLNFWSQINYYGRTKNSFNYANDMRAYVIADLGINYNVTKNFSLNLSVYNLFNEFFTTRSNRYDILIADGQKIELGFNLKF
- a CDS encoding DNA polymerase III subunit delta', translated to MLNKIVVTSDFENLKAKLESEFGINNLRFFISDDFLLENAKEVIAEAYIAEKDEKILVIHANSFRTEAQNALLKIIEEPPRNIKFIIATQSKNLLLPTIRSRMLIENNLTKKPKITLDLNLKSLSLKELTSFIDQKIADEQAQKFGKNELKELVSVIVTKAVDSGYKFSGDEMDYFFSIIKLADLNAKSHAVLTPLLLTIFQKGRR
- a CDS encoding RNA pyrophosphohydrolase; the encoded protein is MQKKYRPNVAAVILSSLYPFKCEILVAKRVDMDDIWQFPQGGIDEGESPKQALKRELKEEIGTDKIDILDEYPQWLSYDFPANAAKKFYPFDGQTQKYFLVRLKNGASINLKTEHPEFSEYKFVDFGRSLEGINHFKKPIYEKVLSYFKEKGYF
- a CDS encoding aspartate kinase, coding for MLIVQKFGGTSVGTLERIEAVANRVIETKNSGADVVVVVSAMSGVTNQLVEYSEYFSKHPDGVATDMLLSSGEQVTTALLTIALNAKGYACVGMTGAMAGIITDDIHTKARIERIETDRLKAELKAGKIVVVAGFQGIDEKGNITTLGRGGSDLSAVALAGALDADLCEIFTDVDGVYTTDPRIEKKAKKLEKISYDEMLELASAGAKVLQNRSVELAKKLNVKLITRSSFNHNEGTLIAKEDDNMEAVLVSGIALDKNQARVTLRGVVDKPGIAAEIFTALAHENINVDMIIQNVGHDGTTNLGFTVPQNELELAKETMQKLSAAKHIEFDDAIVKVSVIGVGMKSHSGVACLAFETLAKEGINIQMISTSEIKISMIVDQKYGELAVRVLHDAYKLDK
- a CDS encoding PepSY-associated TM helix domain-containing protein, giving the protein MFKIWRKFHLILALIFALPLLIISISGAIISYHDEIIEAFSKDEIDIATNKSALKIDEILKVFSKTWPNFNLSYIKIKGEANRAYVVSGTSESGEFKSFFVDPYTGEVVSENSVEKFIGLALNLHKNLGLALFKNENLSKFASELVAISTLALLVILITGAFIQFWRFRSKFISAFKLNLKAKKFTFLYSLHGFLGLYLGAILLIICVSGLYFSYESFAKVINQICGEEKVFKKPNFTSKNGFSLSDEQKVENLQKAYEIFTLKFGNEFDALNFILNKDGVKFMIFYLPKGASESDGVRLIVDTASGEILKNTMPKSFEIYKFMLDLHAGYTFGEAGKFIFFMASFGVGVLLFSGCVIYYKRRKK